One window of the Eucalyptus grandis isolate ANBG69807.140 chromosome 6, ASM1654582v1, whole genome shotgun sequence genome contains the following:
- the LOC104450971 gene encoding LOW QUALITY PROTEIN: uncharacterized protein LOC104450971 (The sequence of the model RefSeq protein was modified relative to this genomic sequence to represent the inferred CDS: inserted 1 base in 1 codon) — MDKEHPSQDSNSPQTEKEKGNATGAPNNNDQDEKLDDEAVMHKEDTNREENSSSETEKVEQGGVDNVVKTVQDEISENVEAPNDVKASAEQDDQDGPSKNLEAPSDVKTSAKPESDSGKDLSDKMNGQIDVESKVQAEKADKAHKQEDTGDEKNDEGNLEHRAKEEVSQSMKETENISEEKEAEPVFDGTEVPGMESVRSTSLRSLDLDPETQGSIWPDKAMAIKNFVMDKSAGAVSTVLRRLSGKKGDDEEVATQENKEDVESHQEVKTEEASQKASEKFAWNPLGYFKFTRDADDEKKXEQQEVVNDLLQPIVAKGRIILYTRLGCQECKEARLFLYRKRLRYAEINIDVYPSRKLELEKISGSSAVPKVLFNEILIGGLNEMKNLDDTGKLKDKIDYLIAEVPSPEAPLPPLSGEDDESNSGVIDELALVVRKMKESVPVKDRFYKMRRFTSCFLGSEAVDFISEDQYLEREEAIQFGRKLASKLFFYHVLDENEFEDGNHLYRFLDHDPIVSTQCYNIPRGIIDVKPKPIIEIASRLRFLSYAIFDAYTSEDGKHVDYRSIHGSEEFARYLRTVEELQRVELQGMPKEEKLAFFINLYNMMAIHAILVWGHPAGALERRKLFGDFKYVVGGCTYSLSAIQNGILRGNQRPPYNLMKPFGAKDKRSQVALPYPEPLIHFALVCGTRSGPALRCYSPGNIDKELTEAACLFLRSGGFYYDLNNKVASVSKILNWFRVDFGKNELEVVKHASNYLDSKDSEALLEMLSTNQLKVTYQPYDWGVNC; from the exons ATGGACAAGGAACATCCTAGTCAAGATTCTAACTCTCCACAAACtgagaaggaaaagggaaatgCAACTGGTGCTCCCAATAACAATGATCAAGATGAAAAATTGGATGATGAAGCAGTCATGCACAAGGAAGACACTAATAGGGAAGAAAATAGCTCCTCAGAAACTGAGAAGGTAGAGCAAGGTGGAGTTGATAATGTTGTTAAGACGGTTCAAGATGAAATTTCAGAAAACGTAGAAGCTCCGAATGATGTCAAGGCCAGTGCAGAGCAAGATGATCAAGATGGACCATCAAAAAACCTCGAAGCTCCAAGTGATGTCAAGACCAGTGCCAAGCCAGAAAGTGACAGTGGAAAAGATTTGTCTGACAAGATGAATGGACAAATAGACGTAGAATCTAAAGTTCAAGCGGAAAAGGCAGATAAGGCCCACAAACAAGAAGACACTGGTGATGAAAAGAACGACGAGGGGAACTTGGAGCACAGGGCTAAAGAAGAAGTAAGCCAATCTATGAAGGAAACTGAAAATATCAGTGAGGAAAAGGAAGCTGAGCCCGTTTTTGATGGAACAGAAGTTCCAGGAATGGAAAGTGTTAGGTCTACATCTCTCCGCTCTTTGGATCTTGATCCAGAAACTCAAGGAAGCATTTGGCCGGATAAGGCAATGGCCATTAAGAACTTTGTCATGGACAAGAGTGCAGGTGCAGTGTCCACCGTCTTGCGTCGCCTTTCTGGAAAAAAAGGTGATGATGAAGAAGTCGCTACTCAGGAAAATAAAGAGGATGTAGAGTCCCACCAAGAAGTTAAAACTGAAGAAGCTTCTCAAAAAGCATCCGAAAAATTTGCGTGGAATCCTCTTGGCTATTTCAAGTTTACTAGAGATGCTGATGATGAAAAAA TGGAGCAGCAGGAGGTCGTAAATGACTTGCTACAACCTATCGTAGCAAAAGGTAGAATCATTCTTTACACACGACTAGGTTGCCAGGAATGCAAAGAGGCTAGGCTGTTCTTGTACAGAAAGCGGCTTAGGTATGCTGAAATTAATATCGACGTTTATCCAAGTAGAAAGCTGGAGCTGGAAAAGATTAGTGGTTCTTCAGCTGTTCCAAAGGTCCTCTTTAATGAGATACTTATTGGAGGTTTGAATGAGATGAAAAACTTGGATGACACTGGCAAGCTCAAGGACAAGATTGATTATCTAATCGCTGAGGTACCATCGCCTGAAGCTCCTTTACCGCCACTTTCAGGCGAAGATGACGAGTCTAACAGTGGGGTAATTGATGAGCTGGCCCTTGTTGTTCGGAAGATGAAAGAATCAGTTCCTGTCAAGGATCGATTCTACAAAATGCGTAGGTTCACTAGCTGTTTTCTTGGTTCAGAAGCTGTAGATTTCATATCGGAGGACCAATACCTGGAAAGGGAGGAG GCTATTCAATTTGGCAGAAAGCTCGCCagcaaacttttcttttatcatgttCTTGA TGAGAATGAATTTGAGGACGGTAATCACTTGTATCGATTTTTGGACCATGACCCGATTGTATCAACACAGTGTTACAACATTCCTAGAGGTATCATAGATGTGAAGCCAAAGCCCATAATTGAAATAGCATCGCGATTGAGATTTCTGTCCTATGCAATCTTTGATGCTTACACCTCAGAAGATGGAAAGCATGTGGACTATAGAAGTATTCATGGAAGTGAGGAGTTTGCAAG GTATTTGAGAACTGTGGAGGAACTCCAGAGGGTAGAATTGCAAGGCATGCCTAAGGAGGAGAAGCTTGCCTTTTTTATTAACCTCTACAACATGATGGCAATCCATGCTATACTGGTGTGGGGTCATCCAGCTGGAGCGCTGGAACGAAGGAAGTTGTTTGGAGATTTCAAATATGTTGTTGGTGGATGCACCTATTCACTTTCGGCCATCCAAAATGGTATTCTTCGGGGCAATCAGCGACCGCCTTACAATCTCATGAAACCGTTTGGTGCCAAAGATAAACGTTCCCAG GTGGCTCTTCCATATCCAGAGCCTCTTATTCACTTTGCACTTGTATGTGGCACTCGGTCTGGACCAGCTCTTCGATGCTATTCACCTGGGAATATTGACAAAGAGTTGACAGAGGCAGCTTGTCTTTTCTTAAGAAGTGGAGGATTCTATTACGATTTGAATAACAAGGTTGCCTCTGTCAGCAAGATCCTTAATTG GTTCCGTGTAGATTTTGGGAAAAACGAGTTGGAAGTGGTTAAGCATGCATCAAACTATCTAGACTCAAAGGACTCGGAGGCACTACTGGAGATGCTTTCGACCAATCAATTGAAGGTGACCTACCAGCCATATGACTGGGGAGTGAACTGCTAA
- the LOC104452381 gene encoding probable glycerol-3-phosphate acyltransferase 2: protein MAGKSMAMYIFSFLTRVLLGRTKATTNIDAKPTQRFANIAKTSLEGFSSETLVFDFEGTLLRSSSLFPYFMLVAFEAGGFLRGLVLLLAYPFACMLNQETMLSMMVFVCFVGVSRESFRLGSAVLPKFFLEDLGREAFDGVMAFGQRVAVTRLPRVMVEEFLKEWLGVDTVVGREVAVFRGRFTGLMEKNEARPQLIRLLGEGRLMGSRATCVGCFSEPWPFDHHQLLAHCKEVYMVSPAEKRNWQLLPREKYPKPLIFHDGKLAFRPTPLATLAMFMWLPLGLPLSILRVTLGVLLPLSISGLVLAMTGMQTTVSKPQNPNFDPNPLANSTKGILYACNHKTLLDPIFLSFALKKPLAAAIYSLSPFNEAISPIQTVRLARDRERDTKLMRQALGHSDLVVCPEGTTCRERYLLRFSPLFARVSKDIVPVAIDVGVSMFYGSTARGPKCWDPVFHCMNPNPSYTLQILEKLSTSCTCEGGGKSEVEVANYVQSQIAGALGFECTLLTRKNKYMVLAGNDGRVKSTN, encoded by the exons ATGGCCGGAAAATCAATGGCGATGTATATTTTCTCCTTCCTCACCAGAGTCCTGCTTGGAAGAACCAAAGCAACCACCAACATCGATGCAAAACCGACCCAAAGGTTTGCCAATATTGCCAAAACATCCCTCGAAGGCTTCTCTTCAGAAACGctcgtcttcgactttgagggCACGCTCCTTCGGTCCTCTTCCCTCTTCCCTTACTTTATGCTCGTGGCCTTCGAAGCAGGAGGCTTCTTGAGAGGTCTCGTGCTGCTTCTCGCGTACCCTTTCGCATGCATGCTCAATCAAGAAACGATGCTCAGCATGATGGTGTTTGTATGCTTTGTTGGGGTCAGTAGAGAGAGCTTTAGGCTCGGGAGCGCGGTTTTGCCCAAGTTCTTCTTGGAAGACTTGGGCCGTGAGGCGTTCGATGGCGTGATGGCTTTCGGGCAAAGAGTGGCGGTCACAAGGTTGCCGAGGGTCATGGTGGAGGAGTTCTTGAAAGAGTGGTTGGGGGTCGACACGGTGGTGGGAAGGGAAGTAGCGGTGTTCCGAGGGCGGTTCACGGGCTTGATGGAGAAGAACGAGGCGAGGCCACAGCTGATTCGGCTCCTTGGTGAGGGAAGATTAATGGGTTCACGTGCAACTTGCGTCGGATGCTTCAGCGAGCCATGGCCTTTTGACCATCACCAGCTTCTTGCTCACTGTAAG GAAGTCTACATGGTGAGCCCAGCAGAGAAGAGGAATTGGCAACTCCTCCCAAGAGAGAAATACCCAAAGCCCTTGATCTTCCATGATGGTAAATTGGCCTTCAGACCAACCCCACTTGCCACCCTCGCCATGTTCATGTGGCTTCCGCTTGGCCTCCCCCTCTCCATCCTCAGAGTCACTCTCGGCGTCCTCTTGCCTTTATCAATCTCAGGCCTTGTATTGGCCATGACAGGCATGCAGACCACCGTCTCAAAaccccaaaaccctaatttcgatCCCAATCCACTTGCCAACAGCACAAAGGGCATTCTCTATGCATGCAACCACAAGACCCTCTTGGACCCAATCTTTCTCTCCTTTGCCCTCAAAAAGCCCCTCGCCGCTGCCATCTACAGCCTGAGCCCGTTCAACGAGGCCATCTCCCCAATCCAGACTGTCCGCCTGGCCAGGGACCGCGAGCGGGACACAAAGCTTATGCGGCAAGCCCTAGGCCACAGCGACCTCGTGGTGTGCCCCGAGGGGACCACGTGCAGGGAGCGCTACCTGCTCAGGTTCAGCCCGCTGTTCGCACGAGTGAGCAAGGACATAGTCCCCGTGGCTATCGATGTTGGGGTTAGCATGTTCTACGGGTCGACGGCCCGTGGACCCAAGTGTTGGGATCCGGTGTTCCACTGCATGAACCCAAACCCGAGCTATACTCTCCAGATTCTTGAGAAATTGTCGACCTCGTGCACATGTGAGGGCGGTGGCAAGTCCGAGGTTGAAGTTGCAAACTATGTGCAGAGCCAGATTGCTGGGGCTCTAGGGTTTGAGTGCACACTCCTCACAAGAAAGAACAAGTACATGGTCCTCGCTGGGAATGATGGGAGAGTAAAAAGCACGAATTGA